Below is a window of Sulfurisphaera ohwakuensis DNA.
TTCGATGATCATCATGTTGTAGAGGACACTGCAATAGTTATTGGAGAGGCCTTTAAAGAAGCTTTAGGTGACAAGAAGGGAATAAGAAGGTTTTCTCATCAAATTATTCCCATGGACGATGCTTTAGTTTTGGTTGCTGTAGATATTTCTGGAAGAGGAGTAAGCAATATTGAACTTAATTTAGAAAGAGATGAGATTGGAGGTTTGGCAACAGAGAATATTATTCATTTCTTTCAAACTTTCTCTTATAATTCTGGGGTGAACATGCATATTATTCAATTAAGAGGATGGAATACTCATCATGTTATCGAAGCATCGTTTAAGGGTCTTGGTTTTTCGTTGTATGAAGCTTCTAGAATAGTTTATGAAGAAACTTACAGTCTAAAGGGATCTTTATGACAGCTAAAAGAATAATTGCTTGTTTAGATGTAAAAAACGGTAGAGTAGTCAAGGGTGTAAATTTCCTTAACTTAAAAGATAAGGGAGACCCCGTAGAATTAGCATCTAGATACGAAGAAGAAGGAGCGGACGAAATAGTATTTTTGGATATTACAGCTACTATAGAAGGAAGAAAAGCATTACTAGAAGTAGTAAAAAATACGGCTAGCGTATTATCTATACCACTGACGGTAGGAGGGGGAATAAGAACAATAGAAGATGTTTCAAGAATTCTAGGTAATGGTGCTGATAAAGTAAGTATAAATACAGCAGCAGTTGAAAACAAAAAGATAATAACTGAGGCCTCTGAGCAATTTGGTGCTCAAGCAGTTGTTGTAGCAATTGATGTGAAAAGGGTTAATAATTCGTTCATAGTTTTTACTAGATCTGGTACCTATAATACCGGTATAGACGCAATTCAATGGGCAAAAGAAGTAGAAAAATTGGGTGCTGGGGAAATTTTGCTTACAAGTATTGATAAAGATGGTACAAGAGAAGGATATGATATTGAGCTTACAAAAGAGGTAAATAATTCTGTAAATATTCCAGTTATTGCTAGTGGTGGTGCAGGGAAAATGGAACATTTTTATGAGGTCTTAAAAGTTGCGGATGCAGCGTTGGCTGCAGGTGTTTTTCATGATGGCGTTATTAAGATCCCTGAACTTAAAAGGTTTTTGTTAGAGAAGGGTATAGAGGTGAGAGTATGATATTAAAGGAGTTACCTAAGCAAAGACCTAATGATTTTACCAAAGTACTTCAAGATGTAGAGAAGATTATTAGTTATGTTAAGCAAAAAGGTGACGAGGCTTTAATAGAACTCGAAGAAAAATTCGATAAAGTAAAACTTACATCCATAAAGTTTCCTGAGGTAGATAAGCTAGCTTCTCAGATTTCACAAGATTTAAAAATGGCAATAGATGTAATCTTTACACAGATATACGAATTTAACAATTCAATTAAACCACCAAATATTATAGGAGGTAGTGCTAACGGTATAGATTACGGAGTGATGTGGAAAAGTATCGAGAGAGTAGGAATTTATGTGCCAGGTGGTGAGAAAGCATACCCGTCAACACTATTAATGGCTGGTGTTCCTGCTTTAGTTGCTGGTGTTAAGGAAATTTATGTTTCTTCTCCTCCAACTAAAATAAATTCAGCTATAGCATATATTTCTCTTAAGCTTGGAGTTAAAGAAATCTATACAATTGGTGGTGCACAAGCAATTGCTGCGATGGCATATGGAACTCAAACTGTTAAGAAAGTGGATAAGATTGTTGGCCCTGGTAATATTTATGTTCAAGCGGCAAAATATTTAGTCAGTGGTGATGTTGGTATAGATGGTATTGAAGGTCCTACTGAATTAGTTATTATAGCTGATGAAACCGCTAATCCCTCTAACATAATATTAGATTTGAAAGCTCAAGCTGAGCATGGGAAGTCAACTTTTCTAGTTTTGCTTTCCAATTCAGATAAGATTATTAACTTTGTATCTAAAGAACTTGAAGTAGATTCAAATATCTATTATGTCATCAAAGTAAATTCTATAGATGAAGCAATAGATATTGCTAATGAGATAGCACCAGAGCATTTATCTTTACAAATTTCTAATGCTAGAGAATATCTACCAAGAGTGAAAAACGCTGGAGCTGTAACTTTGGGAAATACCCCTCCAGCAATAATTGACTATTCTGCTGGTCCAAATCATATTTTACCTACAAATGGTTGGGCAAAAATTAGAGGTGGAATATCAGTTTATGATTATCTAAAGATGATAATGTATGCTTCTACGTCGAATCCAGAGAAAAAACTTGTTGAAGCTTCTAAAATTTTAGCAAAATATGAAGGTTTCGTATTTCATGCTGACAGTATTGGTGTTAGGTATGAGTAGTAATGTATTAGATACGCTATATTCCATTATTTTAGATAGGATAAGCAATAAGAAGGAAGGTAGTTATACTGTAAAATTGCTAGAAAAAGGTAAACCTTATATAGCTAGAAAAGTGGGTGAGGAAGCTACGGAAGTAATTGTGGCTTCATTAAGTGAAGGGAGAGAGAGATTTATTAGTGAAGTAGCAGACTTAATATATCATCTTTTCGTATTAATGGCTGTAGAAGGAGTTAAGCCAGAAGATGTTTATGAGGAGCTAAAAAGGAGGATGAAGTGATGAAAGCTACTCTAATAAACTATGGTGTAGGAAACCTGTTCAGCATTAAGGCTGGTCTAGAAAGAGTTGGGTTTAATGTTAAGATTTCTTTCTTACCAGAAGGAGATGAAGATGTCATAGTATTGCCTGGTGTAGGTGCGTTTTCTGCAGTCTCTTCCTATCTAAATTCTATGAAGGATAAATTTAATGAGCTGAGAGAGAGAGGAGTAAAGTTTTTGGGCGTATGTTTAGGTATGCAAGTAATGTTTGATGAAGGAACTGAGGGGGGTTTGAGTAAAGGTTTAGGATGGTTTAAAGGTAAAGTTGATAAAATTTATGCTAACGTAAAACTTCCTCATATTGGTTGGGACAAGTTATTTGTTAATAAAGATTCTTGTAATTTGACTGAAGGCTTAGATGGTAAATATGTATATTATGTCCATAGTTATGTAGCGTATACAAATGATTACGTTGCTTATAGTGAATATGGAATTAAATACCCAGCTGTAGTATGTAATGATTTTGCTGTAGGAACTCAGTTTCATCCTGAAAAGAGCAGTGTAACTGGTAAGATATTCCTTAGAAACTTTTATTCGTGGGTTAAAAGATGATGAAACTGAGTGAGAATGAAGCCTCTAAGTTAATAGAAAAATTATGGTTTAGGCATACAGATTCTACTATAATAGCTGTTCTTCAAGATTACAAAACTAAAGAAGTTCTAATGGTTGGGCATATGAATAGAGAAGCAGTTTTTAAAACTTTGACAACTGGATATGTTCATTTTTGGTCACTAAGTAGGAAGAAGTTATGGTTAAAAGGAGAGACTAGTGGCCATTTTCAATTAGTTGAAGATTTTAAAATTGATTGTGATGGAGATGCTATGGTTTTCTTAGTCAAATCGGTTGGCCCTGTATGTCATACTGGGAATAGGAGTTGCTTCTATAGGAATTTTTCAGATTTAATTTAATGAAGAGTTTAAAATATATGAAGTGGTAATTAAATACGGTTAAAATGTCTACTCAGCAAAATATTAACAAAGAGGAATGGAAGAAAAAGATTATGGAAGCTTTAACGCAAGTTTATGACCCAGAAATTCCAGTGGATATTGTAAATTTAGGTCTTATTTATGAATTAAAAATTAGCGATGAAGGGGATGTTTATGTTCGTATGGGATTAACGGCTCCTGGTTGCCCTGTTGTAGATGATTTAATTTATACAGTGGAGCAAGTAATTAAAGAAACAGTTCCTGCAAAATCAGTAGATGTAGATATTGATTTAGATACACCATGGAATCCGTTAAAAATGACCCCCGAGGGAAGAGAAAGGTTCAAGCAATTATATGGTTATGATATTGTTGAGATGTGGATTCAAACATATGGATTACCAGAAGGACAAGATCAACAAGATCAGAAGGCATAAATTCTTTTGTGTTTTTTGTTAATTGTGTCTTGGAGTATATTAGAGTTAGTTAGAAATAATCCGGATAAACTTAAGGAATATATAAAAAGAAGATTTATAGATGTCTCTTTGGTTGATAGAGCTGTAGAGTTAGATAAAAAATGGAGACAAACACTACAAGAAGTAGAAAAGCTAAGGCATGAGCACAATGTTATAAGCTCCTCTATTCCTAAGGCCAAACCAGAAGAGAGACAAGAGTTGATAAAGAAAGCAAAAGAATTGTTGAAGGCATTGGAAGAAAAGGAAAAAGAGCTAGATAATATAGAGAATGAAAGAGATAACATATTAATGCAATTGCCTAATATAGTAGATGATTCTGCTCCTATAGGGCCTGATGAAACATATAGCGTTCCTATAAGATTTTGGGGAAAATTTAAAGTATATGAAAAAGATGAAGCTGAGTTTCTTAGTCAATTAAAAGGAAATAGGGTTGATTATGAAATTATACATTGGAAGCCAGTTGGACATGCAGATATGTTAGAAAATGTTCTAAAACTAGGAGATACCAAGAAAGCAGCAGAAGTAGCCGGTGCCAGATTCTACTATTTATTTGATGACATAGTTTGGTTAGATATTGCATTACTTAATTATGCAATAGACACGATGACAAGTAAAGGATATACTTTAGTACTTCCTCCATATATGTTAAGAGGGGAGGTCATAAAGAGCGTTATTGATTTAGATACATTTAAGGACGCAATTTATAAGATAGAAAATGAAGATCTTTATCTTATTGCTACCGCAGAACATCCAATAGCGGCCTTATACTTTAAGGAGGAAATACCTAAAGAGAAACTTCCATTAAAATATGTTGGTATAAGTCCTGCATTTAGGAAAGAAGCTGGAGCTGCAAATAAGGATTTGAAAGGTATATTTAGGGTTCATCAGTTTCATAAAGTGGAGCAATTTATCTTTTCATCTCCAGAAGATAGTTGGAAATTACATGAAGAATTAATAAGGAATGCAGAAGAGATATTTCAAGGATTAGGATTACCATATAGGGTCATAAATATCGCAACTGGTGACTTAGGTGCATGTGCAGCTAAAAAGTATGATTTAGAAGTATGGATGCCTGCACAAGCTAAGTTTAGAGAGATGGTAAGTTGTAGTAATTGTCTTGATTGGCAGGCATATAGAATGAGGATAAGATATGTAGAAAAGGGAGGTAAGAAAGGTTATGTACACACGTTAAATAGTACTGCTATAGCTAGTACTAGGACTATAACAGCAATCCTTGAAAATTACCAGAGAGAAGATGGTGTAGTTGAAATACCTAAAGTGCTCAAAAAATACTTAGAACCATTTAGTAGGGCTCCTAAAGATTACATATATCCTAGAAAAGAATAAATAAAGATATTTAATAAAAATTATTTCTTTAAATAATATTCTAGGTTTGATTCTATCTTTTTCATCATTCTTTTAGCTACTCTGAGGAATAATTTTAATGTCATTCTTACTGGATAGTATAGGGGTCCTTTCATGTAAAAGTGATCTATTATTTCCTCTCCCCAATATACGTCGTGCCAGAATACTTTTCTGTACAGTTCTATATGAGCTTCAGTTAATTTAATCCTGGTAAACCAGTCCTTATTCTTAAAGTATCCCATAGGTACAAAGAACATAGGTACTAATATACTTCTATAAGGTCTTAAGTTATCAACAAGCTCTATAGTCTTGTATACATCATCTTCTGTTTCTTCTGGTAATCCAACTATCATAGTTCCAGCTGGTATAATCTTATTTTCATGCATGATTTTGAAAGCTTGTTCTACAGTCTCTGGATATTCTTCAACTTTATAGGGTGCTGATTTAGCTGGCATTATTTCCTTAGCAAGCCGTGCTGAACCCGTTTCTATCCCTACTTCAACACCTAAATAACTTTGGTTTCCATCTTCAAACACTATTTCCATAAGCTTCGAAATTAATCCATACTTTTCTTCTGAATATCTTATTGCTGCTAAGCTAGCATGGCTCCAAGCTATCGTTTTATAATATTTCTTTACTAATTTATGCAACTTTATTAGTGGTTCTGGTCTAGGATAAATTCCTATAGCACCATAAAATAATACATCATCACTGTGTACAACTCCATGTTTTACACCATTTCTTACGTTAACCATTAGCTCTTTCTCAATTTTTTCTAATGGATAGTATCTTGTAGGTCTTAGTGTCACGGAGCAAAATCTACATGAACGTGCACATCCTCTCATAATTTCTATTAACCCATTAACACTAGCCCCTTTAATTTCTGGGATTTCATCTACTGATGGAGCCTCATCAGCTCCTATATATACATATTTGGGTAAAGGTTCACCATCTAATATCATTTGAGCTAATTTTACTACTGCTTTCTCTCCTTCTCCATCAACAAGTGTATCAACCCCTACTTTCTCTATCATATCTTCTCTCCATAACCATTGCCAAACTGATGGTCCACCAGCTAAAATCTTCATTCCTCTTTCTTTTTCTTTTCTTATCTCTGGCCTATTTACTAATTCCATAAAACTCTTATAATTTACTGGCTCTCTTCTAGTTATTCCCCACCAAGTAGAAGATGGAGGACCAAATGCAAAATAATCGTGATGTGAGAACATTAATGCTTTTGCATAAGGTAAATGTTTATTTAAATGATCCGGATCAATTATAGCAGCTTTAAACCCAGCATCTATTAATGCAGCCTCTATTTTTCTCATTCCATACGGTGCTTGAACTGGTCTTCCTAAATCATCAGTCTTCATTTTTGGACATGCCAACCATTTCCAAACAGTTTCTGGTATTCCTACTGCTGGTCCTGTAGCTAGGAAGCCTAGAAATTCTTTTCCGTGATGATTCGTCATTAAACATCTATCAGTGGTTAAAATAAAATCAAAGTGCTCTTCCAAGCAATCACCTCTCTTTATATAGTATATCTATATTTATAAAGACTGTTTATAAACTACTTAAAACATTTCTTAATATCTTTCTAAGGTTCTCAGGTAAATCTTCTCTTTTCTCTATTGTCTTAGCATTACTTAAATCTTCGTTCCAGTCTTCTCCGTTAGAAAGTTTAGCAGAAGTTAAAACATAAAACGAATAGATTTTTTCTCCTTTCTCATTTCTACTTTCTTCTACTACAACTTGTCTATTTTTTAGGTTTAATACGTATTTAGCTTCTACGTTAGATATTTTCATCAGCTTATAGTAAAGGAAGCAAAACATTAAAGTTTTTACTCTATTTATAATCGATGCAAGTAGATAATTGTATATTTTGTAAAATAGTTAAAGGAGAGATAAAATCACAAAAAGTCTATGAGGACCAAGAAATAATGGCATTTTTAGATATTAATCCAGTTAATAAGGGTCATGTTCTAGTAATTCCTAAAGATCACTATGAAAATATTTTCGATGTTCCAAAAGAGAAATTAGGCAAAGTGATAGAAGTTGTACAGAAAGTTGCAATAGCGTTAAGAAAGATGGGAGCAGATGGGGTAAATATTGTATCTAACAATGGTAAAGCAGCTGAACAACATATATTTCATCTACATATCCATGTAATTCCAAGATATTTTAATGATGGAAAAGATATTGACTCCATGTCTAAAAGGACAAAATATAACGATGAAAAGGAAATGTCAGAATATGCTGAGAAGATAAGATTATTCCTCATCTGACTCTGTTTCTTCACTTAATTCTTCTCTTAATAGTTCTAATCCAACTTCTTTATAATATTCTTCTCTTTCTTGTTCTAATTGCTCTTCTTCTAATTTTCTCTCTCCTTTATCACTAACTAATGACGTGGTAAGTACTCTACTATTTTTGTCCTTTTGTTCTTTTACACTATATTCTTTTTTATCCTTGGCTGTAAGTTCCATCTCGTAACCGCACTTAGTACATCTCAGTATCTCTTTTCCGTCCTTCTTAGTCGGTATCATTACTCCTCCACATTTAGGGCAGAACTTCATTATTTCACCATATAAAAGAGTAAAGTCATAATACTGTATATAAGGCTTTTGGTAATGATTTATCATTAAAAATTCATATTACTCTTATTCTTGGATCCTCCTTAACAACATTTAAAACAATGCTAGTGTGCGTTCTTTCAACTTTTGGGTTCTTTAGTAAGTTTTTAAGAAAGCTATCTAAATCTTCTACGCTTCTGAACTTAGCAACTATTGCAACATCATATTCTCCTACAATATCATAAACTGCTATAACATTATCATAATTTGAGATTTCCTTTTCAAATTCAACCAAATGTTTACCATCTACTTTAGCCATAATAATACTAGTGAGAGAATAGCCTAATTTAGTATAGTCTAATAATGCTATAAAACCTTTTACAACACCTTCCTGCATTAACCTAAGGAGTCTATTATGTAATGTTGCAGGAGAAACGTTCATTTCTTCTGCTAATCTTCTTAAACTAACTCTTGAATCTCTTAACAACTCCATAAGCAATTTTTTATCTACCGTATCTATTTCAACACGTCTTTTATCCGACATAAATTTCATAATAAAATTGATGAGGTGATTAAAAAATTTTCATCTTACGAAGGGATTTATCATGCAAACTTTAGTTGAGATATACCTTGTAGTATTAGCTGAACTCCAAATGCAGCAATAATTATTGCAGTAAATCTACCAGCAGCTACTGTACCAGTTTCACCTAGTGCTTTTACTATGAAAGGTCCAGTTAGTAGAGATAAGTAAACTAGAAAAGTAACTATTAAACTACTTATTATTAAAATTAATGGACTATAACTAACCGACAATGTTATCAATGCAGTCATTGTTCCTGGTCCTACAAGAAGTGGGGTCGCAATTGGTGTTATAATTGCCTCTTCTAGTTTTCTAACAAATCTTAATTGCTGGAAACCGCCCATGGTATCTACTCCAAGGTATACAAGTAGAATTCCTCCAGCTATTTCAAGTGCTTGAGGCGAAATTCCTAGGAAGTCTAATAATGGTCTTCCTAATATAGAGAAAATTATTAGAAGAATTATGATAGCTATAGTTATCTTATTAACTATAAAGTTCCAACTGACTTTTTTATCAGATCCCTCTTTAATAGCCTCTTCATATACTGCTAATAGATATGGAAGGACTGAAAAAGGATCTATTATAGCAAATAACTTTACTGTTATAACAGCTATAGCATCTAAACTACTCATTCTAATAAGCCTATAATATCTTTAAGATTTTTAATTCTCTCATCTTTATTTTCAATAAGAGTAGCTAATAGTAATTTACTAATTATCTTATACAATCTAGATATTTCTTTTTTGCACTCATCATTACTTTTTTCAAGTTCTGTAACTCTTCCCTCTATTCCTTGAAGCGACATGTACAATTCTGTAAGTAATTCTTCTTCACTATGCTCATGATGATGGTGATGCTGTTCCTCTTCCTCTACCTCTCTTTGAATCTCGTTTAAGTCCTCTTCACTTTTAGGTATCTTGTCTATCCTGAACTTCATCTTCTTCTACCTCCGTATCCACATTTTTAACATTACTTATATCATTATCTTGAATAATTAGTTTATCAACGCCCATTCTTAAATAATGTTTAATAACAACTGATATCTTTCCAGCAGCTCTAGTTGCTATACATTCTGTCTCTACTATATCACCATCAATTGTTTCTACGACAACTTTAGCCATCTTTTTACTTTCATCGCAATATTCAACGTTAACAGATTTTATCTTACCCATAAAAAGAAGAGATTCTATATCCCTTCCTTTCATAGTCATTCTTGTCATTTTTTCACTGCTACACCTATTATATCTGAATATTTTAATCCTTTTTCTTTTAAATATTCTTCCATTTCTTTTCTTATCCTTATAATACTAGAATATCCTTCATCAATGATTACAGTACCAAGCCCTATTAATTTTGCACCAACAGACATTAGCTCAATAGCATCTATCCCGGAAAAGACACCACCCATACCTATAATATCAACGTTATACTCTTTATACACGTCATGGATAATTCTTACGGCTAGAGGATGAATGCATTTCCCAGATATTCCTCCAGTACCATAATGCATGACTTTCTTAAATGTCTCTACATCTATGACCATTCCTTTTACTGTGTTAATAAGTGAAAGCCCGTCAGCTCCAGCAGATATAGCTCGACCAGCACTCTCTATTATATTATCCCAAGGCCCTAACTTAACAAATACGGGTTTATTAGTTACTCCTTTCACATTCTTTACGACCTCATAAACGTAAGAAGCTAGACTTTCTCCATACCCCTTCCTATTAGGGCTACTCAAGTTTAATTCAATGATCTCCCCTCTGTCAACTCTCTTTATAACTTCCATTATCTCATCAATACTACTTCCACCAACACTAACAATTAGCTTGCACTCCTCTTCATTTATTTTCTTTAGTTCGTCTATTCCTGGGTTTCCAAGACCGATAGCATTAAGATAACACTTATCATGAAATTTTACTAGTGTAGGTGGATCATGGGGGTTAAGTGGCTTAAGAGTCAATGTTTTAGTTGTTATAGCAGATGGTAAGTAGTTTTTGCACACTTCTTGTATTTTAGATAATGTTACTATGCCAGAAGATATGATAATAGGATCTTTAAACTGGATACCTGCTAGATTTATCAAACGCGTTTACACCTCTTATCGGTAATACATTTTTCCCATCAAAAGCTATTTTACCTTGGACAATAGTAAACTCAACTTTTGCTTCTAGGGGGAAATTATCTAAAGGTGTTTCAGTAACTTTAGAGAATTTAGTCCTATATTTCCAATCATTTTTACTAATAATTGTAAAATTAGCAACATACCCAATTCTTATTTCTCCATAAGGTATATTAAGAATTTTAGCTGGATTTTTTGAAAGTAGATTTACGGCTCTTTCTATGTTTAATAAATCCTTAAAAACAAGTGAATAGATAAAGGGAGTAGTAAATGAAACAGCCGCAATACCAGCTGGGCACAGCTCATAATCTAGGTTTTTCTCATCTTTTGAATGAGGTGCATGATCACTCACAATTGTATCAACTTCAAATAATGCTCTCCAAAGCCCTAACCTGGTTAAATAATCTCTTATTGGAGGATTAACTTTCGTAATACAATCTCTTTCACCATTAACTAGAAGATGATGTGGCGTAATATCAGTAGAGAAACCTAGTTCTTTGGCTATTTTTACTGTTTCGTAGTTTGTAATATGTGTAATATGAACGTTTCCTTGAACATAATGAAGGGCTGCTATTTCCATCCATATATTTCTTAACTTTCTTGGTACTTTTAATGCCAGCGGTATTTCTGGGTGAAGTACTTTTAATTTCTTGCTTTTTTGTAACAACACTTTAGTCTCTGTTCTGTCTAAATCTTCTGGGTAAATCTTGTATCCAGCAATAGGTAAAGTATCTATTTTTTCTATTTCTTTAGTTACACCAGAATATATTCCGAAATCAGTTCTTGAATAATTTTCAAATTCTCTTATCCTTTCAATTACTCTCTCGTAAGTATTAACTGGTGGTAAAGTATTTGGCATATCTACAATAAGTCCTATGCCTCCATATGCTGCTTCACTAGTTGCTGTTGCGACAGTTTCTTTATAAGATAATTGCGCTCCTCTTACATGGACATGCATATCTATTGAGGCTGGTAGTATAAGTTGGTTTTCCTTAAATTCTATGTCTGGTTTGCAGTCTTTTTTAATATTTTTTATAAATCTATCAATTTGAATACAGATAGTATCAATTGAATTATTAAACCATGCTTTTCCCTTAATCCACAATTTTACTCACCTTTATAAGAGGTCCATCAATACATGCAAGATTCTCCTTAATTTCACAAACTCCACAAACTCCTAACATACAATTCATTTTTACCCATCTTACGTAAACTAATGCTTCTTTAGGCAAGGAAGAGATCATATCTTTTGGTACAGAGGCAATTATAAGGTCAGCTTTTTCATCGTCTGCTTTAGGGAACTCTTTAGTATTGCATTCAATGCATCTCACTTTTACATTAATTCCTTTTCTTTTAGCTTCTCTTAATATATAAAGAATGTCGTAAAGAAGGTCTTTATACGCAATTCCTAGTATGCTTGATACTGTAAGCTTTAATGGTCTTCCTAAAGGTCCTTTTATAAGTATTTTCTTTCTATCTCGTATTAAATCATAAATTTTTGGCGATACATGCAAAAATAAGATTCCCTCATAATAATCAGTTATACTCAACGGAATCTCTTTCTCTCCAGCTATAATTAAACTTACGAATTGCCCTGGCTGAGGTTTTTGTGGGAAAAAAGTAGCA
It encodes the following:
- the hisI gene encoding phosphoribosyl-AMP cyclohydrolase; this translates as MSENEASKLIEKLWFRHTDSTIIAVLQDYKTKEVLMVGHMNREAVFKTLTTGYVHFWSLSRKKLWLKGETSGHFQLVEDFKIDCDGDAMVFLVKSVGPVCHTGNRSCFYRNFSDLI
- the hisF gene encoding imidazole glycerol phosphate synthase subunit HisF yields the protein MTAKRIIACLDVKNGRVVKGVNFLNLKDKGDPVELASRYEEEGADEIVFLDITATIEGRKALLEVVKNTASVLSIPLTVGGGIRTIEDVSRILGNGADKVSINTAAVENKKIITEASEQFGAQAVVVAIDVKRVNNSFIVFTRSGTYNTGIDAIQWAKEVEKLGAGEILLTSIDKDGTREGYDIELTKEVNNSVNIPVIASGGAGKMEHFYEVLKVADAALAAGVFHDGVIKIPELKRFLLEKGIEVRV
- the hisBd gene encoding imidazoleglycerol-phosphate dehydratase; its protein translation is MSTRSVRKIRETKETKIELYLDIDKKGEVKVSTPVNFLNHMLSTLFYYMNSTATLIAEDKQNFDDHHVVEDTAIVIGEAFKEALGDKKGIRRFSHQIIPMDDALVLVAVDISGRGVSNIELNLERDEIGGLATENIIHFFQTFSYNSGVNMHIIQLRGWNTHHVIEASFKGLGFSLYEASRIVYEETYSLKGSL
- a CDS encoding zf-TFIIB domain-containing protein; this translates as MKFCPKCGGVMIPTKKDGKEILRCTKCGYEMELTAKDKKEYSVKEQKDKNSRVLTTSLVSDKGERKLEEEQLEQEREEYYKEVGLELLREELSEETESDEE
- a CDS encoding Lrp/AsnC family transcriptional regulator — its product is MSDKRRVEIDTVDKKLLMELLRDSRVSLRRLAEEMNVSPATLHNRLLRLMQEGVVKGFIALLDYTKLGYSLTSIIMAKVDGKHLVEFEKEISNYDNVIAVYDIVGEYDVAIVAKFRSVEDLDSFLKNLLKNPKVERTHTSIVLNVVKEDPRIRVI
- the serS gene encoding serine--tRNA ligase; its protein translation is MSWSILELVRNNPDKLKEYIKRRFIDVSLVDRAVELDKKWRQTLQEVEKLRHEHNVISSSIPKAKPEERQELIKKAKELLKALEEKEKELDNIENERDNILMQLPNIVDDSAPIGPDETYSVPIRFWGKFKVYEKDEAEFLSQLKGNRVDYEIIHWKPVGHADMLENVLKLGDTKKAAEVAGARFYYLFDDIVWLDIALLNYAIDTMTSKGYTLVLPPYMLRGEVIKSVIDLDTFKDAIYKIENEDLYLIATAEHPIAALYFKEEIPKEKLPLKYVGISPAFRKEAGAANKDLKGIFRVHQFHKVEQFIFSSPEDSWKLHEELIRNAEEIFQGLGLPYRVINIATGDLGACAAKKYDLEVWMPAQAKFREMVSCSNCLDWQAYRMRIRYVEKGGKKGYVHTLNSTAIASTRTITAILENYQREDGVVEIPKVLKKYLEPFSRAPKDYIYPRKE
- the hisH gene encoding imidazole glycerol phosphate synthase subunit HisH; this translates as MKATLINYGVGNLFSIKAGLERVGFNVKISFLPEGDEDVIVLPGVGAFSAVSSYLNSMKDKFNELRERGVKFLGVCLGMQVMFDEGTEGGLSKGLGWFKGKVDKIYANVKLPHIGWDKLFVNKDSCNLTEGLDGKYVYYVHSYVAYTNDYVAYSEYGIKYPAVVCNDFAVGTQFHPEKSSVTGKIFLRNFYSWVKR
- the hisD gene encoding histidinol dehydrogenase, with translation MILKELPKQRPNDFTKVLQDVEKIISYVKQKGDEALIELEEKFDKVKLTSIKFPEVDKLASQISQDLKMAIDVIFTQIYEFNNSIKPPNIIGGSANGIDYGVMWKSIERVGIYVPGGEKAYPSTLLMAGVPALVAGVKEIYVSSPPTKINSAIAYISLKLGVKEIYTIGGAQAIAAMAYGTQTVKKVDKIVGPGNIYVQAAKYLVSGDVGIDGIEGPTELVIIADETANPSNIILDLKAQAEHGKSTFLVLLSNSDKIINFVSKELEVDSNIYYVIKVNSIDEAIDIANEIAPEHLSLQISNAREYLPRVKNAGAVTLGNTPPAIIDYSAGPNHILPTNGWAKIRGGISVYDYLKMIMYASTSNPEKKLVEASKILAKYEGFVFHADSIGVRYE
- a CDS encoding metal-sulfur cluster assembly factor; the encoded protein is MSTQQNINKEEWKKKIMEALTQVYDPEIPVDIVNLGLIYELKISDEGDVYVRMGLTAPGCPVVDDLIYTVEQVIKETVPAKSVDVDIDLDTPWNPLKMTPEGRERFKQLYGYDIVEMWIQTYGLPEGQDQQDQKA
- a CDS encoding B12-binding domain-containing radical SAM protein — encoded protein: MTNHHGKEFLGFLATGPAVGIPETVWKWLACPKMKTDDLGRPVQAPYGMRKIEAALIDAGFKAAIIDPDHLNKHLPYAKALMFSHHDYFAFGPPSSTWWGITRREPVNYKSFMELVNRPEIRKEKERGMKILAGGPSVWQWLWREDMIEKVGVDTLVDGEGEKAVVKLAQMILDGEPLPKYVYIGADEAPSVDEIPEIKGASVNGLIEIMRGCARSCRFCSVTLRPTRYYPLEKIEKELMVNVRNGVKHGVVHSDDVLFYGAIGIYPRPEPLIKLHKLVKKYYKTIAWSHASLAAIRYSEEKYGLISKLMEIVFEDGNQSYLGVEVGIETGSARLAKEIMPAKSAPYKVEEYPETVEQAFKIMHENKIIPAGTMIVGLPEETEDDVYKTIELVDNLRPYRSILVPMFFVPMGYFKNKDWFTRIKLTEAHIELYRKVFWHDVYWGEEIIDHFYMKGPLYYPVRMTLKLFLRVAKRMMKKIESNLEYYLKK
- a CDS encoding HIT family protein — its product is MQVDNCIFCKIVKGEIKSQKVYEDQEIMAFLDINPVNKGHVLVIPKDHYENIFDVPKEKLGKVIEVVQKVAIALRKMGADGVNIVSNNGKAAEQHIFHLHIHVIPRYFNDGKDIDSMSKRTKYNDEKEMSEYAEKIRLFLI
- the hisE gene encoding phosphoribosyl-ATP diphosphatase: MSSNVLDTLYSIILDRISNKKEGSYTVKLLEKGKPYIARKVGEEATEVIVASLSEGRERFISEVADLIYHLFVLMAVEGVKPEDVYEELKRRMK